A part of Pantoea vagans genomic DNA contains:
- the rcsB gene encoding response regulator transcription factor RcsB, with the protein MNNLNVIIADDHPIVLFGIRKSLEQIEWVNVVGEFEDSTALINNLSKLDANVLITDLSMPGEKYGDGITLIKYIKRHYPDLSIIVLTMNNNPAILSSVLDLDIEGIVLKQGAPTDLPKALAALQKGKKYTPESVAKLLEKISAGGYGDKRLSPKESEVLRLFAEGFLVTEIAKKLNRSIKTISSQKKSAMMKLGVDNDIALLNYLSSVSQTQVERD; encoded by the coding sequence ATGAATAACTTAAACGTAATTATTGCCGATGACCATCCAATTGTCCTTTTCGGTATCCGAAAGTCTCTGGAACAAATTGAATGGGTCAACGTTGTAGGTGAGTTCGAAGACTCAACAGCACTGATCAATAATCTGTCCAAGCTTGACGCTAACGTCCTGATCACCGACCTCTCCATGCCAGGTGAGAAGTATGGCGATGGCATTACGCTGATTAAATACATTAAACGCCACTATCCGGATCTGTCGATTATTGTTCTGACCATGAACAATAACCCGGCGATTCTGAGTTCTGTGCTGGATCTCGATATCGAAGGGATTGTCCTGAAACAGGGCGCACCTACCGATCTGCCGAAAGCACTGGCTGCACTGCAGAAAGGCAAGAAATATACGCCGGAAAGCGTTGCGAAACTGCTGGAGAAGATCAGCGCAGGTGGTTATGGCGACAAGCGTCTGTCACCAAAAGAGAGCGAAGTACTGCGTCTGTTCGCTGAAGGTTTCCTGGTAACGGAAATCGCCAAGAAACTGAACCGCAGTATCAAAACGATCAGTAGCCAGAAGAAATCAGCGATGATGAAACTGGGCGTGGATAACGATATCGCGCTGCTGAACTACCTGTCGTCTGTCAGCCAGACTCAGGTCGAAAGAGACTAA
- the rcsC gene encoding two-component system sensor histidine kinase RcsC: protein MKYPVSFRTTLRISRYLFRALALLIWTLGAVLTAFYIISVLHNKETQVRQEFASNYGTIQWYVRHSADMMRELKYITENRLTNASSGLDVLTGMMPGKTTQPQFTPLFSDGDCTSMSNTWRNSLDSLSYYINYWKSNFASSYELNRVFFIGGESQCLADFTIGSSNADRERSLKSLRENVLRYRNSSEEDRRNPMYWINSSAQPGVGTFYMVVPVYVANKLQALLGVEQNIRLDEFIQPGSLPIIASITDENYRPLLNSRRGGLGFSLDNLPDDKTWFGYLNGYRQLVLKKPLPPSDLNVVWSIPTDVMVDQLKLMIINALLLNIFSAVILFTLAWVFERRMFLPAEENAHRLEEHEQFNRKIVASAPVGICILRTSDGTNILSNELAHNYLTLLTQEDRLRLNEIIGGQQVNFVDVLTGSNTNLQISFVHSRYRNENVAICVLVDVSARVRMEQSLQEMAHAAEQASQSKSMFLATVSHELRTPLYGIIGNLDLLQTKELPSGIDSLVTAMNNSSSLLLKIISDILDFSKIESEQLKIEPRPFAPREIVTHIVGNYLSLVVKKRLTLYCFIEHDVPQVLDGDPLRLQQVISNLLNNAIKFTHTGCIILHAWVAEGYLAFRVRDTGVGIPAKELPRLFDPFFQVGSGVQRNFQGTGLGLAICEKLINMMDGDIEVDSEPGMGSQFIVRIPIYKGQKPSLMLLEDLKENKIWLAMRNDYLAEFITRQIQQQGIEVAEYNGKPGHDDVVMTDYDLEIDLPLRALITFDGSHVDMPRERQPGRWIHSTATLHEVPALLARIYRISLGHDAADALLLAAPVEEKVHNDDIMVLIVDDHPINRMLLSEQLGTLGYQVKTAQDGVDALNVLSRNEIDIVLTDVNMPNMDGYRLTQRLRQLGHLFPVVGVTANALAEEKQRCMDAGMDNCLSKPVTLDVLKVTLAIYADRVRKTRIG, encoded by the coding sequence TTGAAATATCCTGTCTCTTTCCGCACTACGCTTCGCATCTCGCGCTATCTTTTCCGCGCGCTGGCGCTGCTAATCTGGACGCTGGGCGCTGTTCTGACGGCGTTTTACATCATCAGCGTGCTGCACAATAAAGAGACGCAGGTCCGGCAGGAGTTCGCCAGTAACTACGGCACGATTCAGTGGTATGTGCGCCATTCGGCGGACATGATGCGTGAGCTGAAATATATCACCGAGAACCGCTTAACCAACGCCAGCAGTGGTCTGGATGTGCTGACCGGCATGATGCCGGGCAAAACTACGCAGCCGCAGTTTACGCCACTCTTTTCGGATGGCGACTGTACCTCAATGAGCAATACCTGGCGCAACTCGCTCGATTCCCTCAGCTACTACATCAATTACTGGAAGAGCAACTTCGCCTCGTCGTATGAGCTTAATCGGGTGTTCTTTATCGGTGGCGAGAGTCAGTGTCTGGCGGACTTTACCATTGGCAGCAGTAATGCCGATCGGGAACGCAGCCTGAAATCGCTGCGTGAGAATGTACTGCGCTATCGTAATAGCAGCGAAGAAGATCGCCGCAATCCAATGTACTGGATCAACAGCAGTGCGCAGCCCGGCGTCGGCACCTTCTATATGGTAGTGCCGGTTTATGTCGCCAATAAGTTACAGGCGCTGCTGGGTGTTGAGCAGAACATCCGGCTGGATGAGTTTATTCAGCCGGGCAGCCTGCCGATTATTGCGTCCATTACCGACGAAAATTACCGTCCGCTGCTTAACTCGCGGCGCGGCGGGCTGGGCTTCTCGCTGGATAATCTGCCGGATGATAAAACCTGGTTCGGTTATCTGAATGGGTATCGTCAGCTGGTGCTGAAGAAACCGCTGCCGCCATCCGATCTTAACGTGGTGTGGTCGATACCCACCGACGTGATGGTGGATCAGCTTAAGCTGATGATTATCAATGCGCTGCTGCTTAATATTTTCAGCGCCGTGATCCTGTTTACTCTCGCATGGGTGTTTGAGCGACGGATGTTCCTGCCGGCGGAGGAGAATGCGCACCGGCTGGAAGAGCATGAGCAGTTTAACCGTAAAATTGTGGCTTCTGCGCCGGTCGGGATCTGTATTTTACGCACCAGCGACGGTACCAATATTCTGAGTAACGAGCTGGCGCACAATTATCTGACGTTGCTGACGCAGGAAGATCGTCTGAGGCTGAATGAGATTATTGGCGGGCAGCAGGTCAACTTTGTCGATGTGCTGACCGGCAGTAATACTAACCTGCAGATCAGCTTTGTGCATTCGCGCTATCGTAATGAGAACGTGGCGATTTGCGTGCTGGTCGACGTTTCGGCGCGCGTACGAATGGAGCAGTCTCTGCAGGAGATGGCCCACGCGGCAGAGCAGGCCAGCCAGTCTAAATCGATGTTCCTGGCTACCGTCAGTCACGAGCTGCGCACGCCGCTGTATGGCATTATCGGTAATCTCGACCTGTTACAGACTAAAGAGCTGCCCAGCGGCATCGACTCGCTGGTGACGGCGATGAACAACTCCTCCAGCCTGCTGCTGAAGATTATCAGCGATATTCTCGACTTCTCGAAAATTGAGTCCGAGCAGCTGAAAATCGAGCCACGTCCGTTTGCACCGCGCGAAATCGTCACCCACATCGTCGGCAACTATCTGTCGCTGGTGGTGAAGAAGCGGCTGACGCTCTACTGCTTTATCGAACATGATGTGCCGCAGGTGCTGGACGGGGATCCGCTGCGTCTGCAGCAGGTGATCTCGAACCTGCTGAATAACGCGATTAAGTTCACGCACACCGGCTGTATTATCCTCCACGCCTGGGTTGCTGAAGGCTATCTGGCCTTCCGCGTCCGTGATACCGGCGTCGGCATCCCGGCGAAAGAGCTGCCGCGTCTGTTTGATCCTTTCTTCCAGGTAGGCAGTGGCGTGCAGCGTAATTTCCAGGGCACCGGGCTGGGACTGGCGATCTGTGAAAAGCTGATCAATATGATGGACGGTGACATTGAAGTTGACTCAGAGCCCGGCATGGGCAGCCAGTTCATTGTGCGTATCCCGATCTACAAAGGGCAGAAGCCGTCACTGATGCTGCTGGAGGATTTGAAAGAGAACAAAATCTGGCTGGCGATGCGTAACGACTATCTTGCGGAGTTTATTACCCGCCAGATCCAGCAGCAGGGCATTGAGGTCGCGGAATATAACGGTAAGCCGGGTCACGACGATGTGGTGATGACCGATTACGACCTGGAAATCGACTTACCGCTGCGGGCGCTGATCACCTTTGACGGATCGCATGTGGATATGCCGCGTGAACGTCAGCCGGGACGCTGGATCCACTCGACAGCCACGCTGCACGAGGTGCCGGCGCTGCTGGCGCGCATCTACCGTATTTCGCTGGGTCACGATGCGGCGGATGCGTTGCTGCTGGCCGCGCCGGTCGAAGAGAAAGTGCATAACGATGACATCATGGTGCTGATTGTCGATGACCATCCGATTAACCGCATGCTGCTGTCGGAACAGCTTGGCACGCTGGGCTATCAGGTCAAAACCGCGCAGGATGGTGTTGATGCGCTTAACGTGCTGAGTCGTAATGAAATCGACATCGTGCTGACGGATGTGAACATGCCAAACATGGATGGTTATCGCCTGACGCAGCGGTTGCGTCAGCTGGGCCATCTCTTCCCGGTCGTCGGCGTGACGGCGAATGCGCTGGCGGAAGAGAAACAGCGTTGTATGGATGCGGGCATGGATAACTGCCTGTCAAAACCGGTGACGCTGGATGTGCTGAAAGTGACGCTGGCCATCTATGCTGATCGGGTGCGTAAAACGCGGATAGGATAG